The proteins below come from a single Geobacillus thermoleovorans genomic window:
- a CDS encoding 4-hydroxy-3-methylbut-2-enyl diphosphate reductase, whose protein sequence is MEVIKITPRGYCYGVVDAMVIARNAALDPSLPRPIYILGMIVHNKHVTDAFAEEGIITLDGENRLEILEKINQGTVIFTAHGVSPEVKKRALEKGLVTIDATCPDVTKTHRLIEQKLADGYDIIYIGKKGHPEPEGAVGINPERIHLVETIDDVERLSIHNERIMVTNQTTMSQWDVADIMAKVKEKYPHVEMHKEICLATQLRQEAVAEQAKEADVTIVVGDPRSNNSNRLAQVSEEIAGTKAYRVADVTEIDINWIKDAKKVAVTAGASTPTPITKEVIDFLEQFDPNDPSTWKRERKVPLQKILPKVKTKKEE, encoded by the coding sequence ATGGAAGTGATTAAAATTACCCCGCGCGGGTATTGCTACGGGGTGGTCGATGCAATGGTCATCGCCCGCAACGCGGCGTTGGACCCATCTTTGCCGCGTCCGATTTACATTCTCGGCATGATCGTCCATAATAAGCACGTCACGGACGCGTTTGCCGAAGAAGGCATCATCACGCTCGATGGAGAAAATCGTTTGGAAATTTTGGAAAAAATCAACCAGGGCACCGTCATTTTCACCGCCCACGGCGTCTCACCGGAAGTAAAAAAACGAGCGCTCGAAAAGGGACTTGTCACGATTGATGCGACATGCCCCGATGTGACAAAAACGCATCGGCTCATCGAACAAAAGCTCGCCGATGGCTACGATATTATCTATATCGGCAAAAAAGGACATCCGGAACCGGAAGGAGCGGTCGGCATCAATCCGGAAAGAATCCATCTTGTGGAAACCATTGATGATGTCGAACGGCTGTCCATTCACAATGAGCGCATCATGGTGACGAACCAAACGACGATGAGCCAATGGGACGTCGCCGACATCATGGCGAAAGTGAAAGAAAAATACCCGCACGTGGAAATGCATAAAGAAATTTGCCTGGCCACCCAGCTTCGACAAGAGGCGGTCGCTGAGCAGGCGAAGGAAGCCGATGTGACGATCGTCGTCGGCGACCCGCGCAGCAACAACTCGAACCGCCTCGCCCAAGTATCGGAAGAGATCGCCGGCACGAAGGCGTATCGCGTCGCTGATGTGACGGAAATCGACATCAACTGGATTAAAGATGCGAAAAAAGTCGCTGTCACCGCCGGCGCTTCCACCCCGACGCCGATTACGAAAGAAGTGATCGACTTTTTGGAGCAGTTTGACCCGAACGACCCATCGACATGGAAGAGGGAACGGAAAGTGCCGCTGCAAAAAATCTTGCCGAAAGTGAAAACAAAGAAAGAAGAGTGA
- a CDS encoding pyruvate, water dikinase regulatory protein, which yields MNQRLVYVVSDSGGETAELVVKAAASQFHASPIQVKRVPYVEDKTTLAEVVALAKMNRAIIAFTLVVPEMREFLLAEAAREGVVAYDIIGPLIEKMSHLFQLTPRYEPGQVRVLDEDYFKKIEAIEFAVKYDDGRDPRGILRADIVLIGVSRTSKTPLSQYLAHKRLKVANVPIVPEVEPPEQLFRVGPGKCFGLKISPDKLLSIRRERLKSLGLNDQAIYANMDRIKEELAYFDEVVKKIGCDVIDVTNKAVEETASIIMKKLKR from the coding sequence ATGAACCAGCGCCTTGTTTACGTCGTATCCGATTCCGGCGGGGAAACGGCCGAGCTTGTCGTCAAAGCGGCGGCCAGCCAGTTTCACGCCTCGCCGATTCAAGTGAAACGCGTCCCGTATGTGGAAGATAAAACGACATTGGCTGAAGTCGTCGCTTTAGCGAAAATGAACCGCGCCATTATCGCGTTTACGCTCGTCGTTCCGGAGATGCGGGAATTCTTGCTCGCCGAAGCGGCGCGCGAAGGGGTCGTCGCATACGATATCATCGGTCCGCTCATTGAAAAGATGAGCCATTTGTTCCAGCTGACGCCAAGATATGAGCCGGGTCAAGTGCGCGTACTTGACGAAGATTACTTCAAAAAGATTGAAGCGATCGAATTTGCCGTCAAATACGATGACGGGCGCGACCCGCGCGGCATTTTGCGCGCCGATATCGTGCTCATCGGCGTATCGCGCACATCGAAAACACCGCTGTCGCAATATTTGGCGCATAAGCGGCTGAAAGTGGCGAATGTGCCGATCGTTCCAGAGGTCGAGCCGCCGGAGCAGCTGTTTCGAGTCGGTCCGGGGAAATGCTTCGGCTTGAAAATCAGTCCGGATAAACTGCTTTCGATCCGCCGCGAGCGGCTGAAATCGCTCGGCCTGAACGACCAGGCGATTTACGCCAATATGGATCGAATCAAAGAGGAGCTCGCTTATTTTGATGAAGTCGTGAAAAAAATCGGCTGCGACGTCATCGATGTGACGAACAAGGCGGTCGAAGAGACGGCGAGCATCATTATGAAAAAGTTGAAGCGCTAG
- the dnaG gene encoding DNA primase has protein sequence MGHRIPEETIEAIRRGVDIVDVIGEYVQLKKQGRNYFGLCPFHGEKTPSFSVSPEKQIFHCFGCGAGGNAFTFLMDIEGIPFVEAAKRLAAKAGIDLSAYELDSRGSDGSRADEAKAMVEAHTLLKRFYHHLLVHTKEGQAALDYLQVRGWTKETIDRFEIGYAPDVPDAAVRLLESRSFPLVLMEKAGLLVKKEDGRYVDRFRNRIMFPIHDHRGETVGFSGRLLGDGQPKYMNSPETPIFRKGTLLYFFHEARVSIRKRQEALLVEGFADVISAVQAGVDYVVATMGTSLTEEQARILRRHAETVTICYDGDSAGTEAAWRAAEQLSAFGCRVKVALLPDGLDPDEYIRTCGADRFAEEIAAARPLMAFKMDRLRRGKNLQEEGDRLRYIEEALREISKLSSPVEKDYYMRQLADEFSLSLSALYEQLSRSKPEQPKPQVNDGGKPVRPALTKKLLPAFQNAERLLLAHMMRSRDVAFIVQEKVGGRFNIEEHRALAAYIYAFYEEGHEADPSALMSRLPGELRTLASELSLLLVADDVSDRELADCIRHVLNHPKWLMLKEKEQEKTEAERRKDFLTAARIAKEMIEMKKMLSSS, from the coding sequence ATGGGACATCGCATTCCCGAGGAAACGATTGAAGCCATCCGCCGCGGCGTTGACATCGTTGACGTCATTGGCGAATACGTCCAGTTGAAAAAGCAAGGCCGCAACTATTTTGGCTTATGCCCGTTTCATGGAGAAAAGACGCCATCGTTTTCCGTTTCCCCAGAAAAGCAAATTTTCCACTGCTTCGGCTGCGGGGCAGGGGGGAATGCCTTTACGTTTTTAATGGATATCGAAGGCATTCCGTTTGTGGAAGCGGCGAAACGTCTTGCGGCCAAAGCAGGGATCGATTTGTCCGCCTATGAGCTGGACAGCCGCGGGAGTGATGGCAGCCGGGCCGACGAGGCGAAGGCGATGGTCGAAGCACACACGTTGTTGAAACGATTTTACCATCATTTGCTTGTCCATACAAAAGAAGGACAAGCCGCGCTCGATTATTTGCAGGTGCGCGGGTGGACAAAAGAAACGATCGACCGATTTGAAATCGGCTATGCGCCGGATGTTCCTGATGCCGCCGTCAGGTTGCTGGAGAGCCGTTCGTTTCCGTTGGTGTTGATGGAAAAGGCGGGCTTGTTGGTGAAAAAAGAAGACGGGCGATACGTCGACCGCTTCCGGAATCGGATTATGTTTCCGATCCATGATCATCGCGGCGAGACGGTTGGTTTTTCCGGCCGTCTGCTCGGCGACGGGCAACCAAAGTACATGAACAGCCCAGAAACGCCGATTTTCCGCAAAGGCACGCTTTTGTATTTTTTTCACGAGGCGCGCGTGTCAATCCGCAAGCGTCAAGAGGCGCTGCTCGTTGAAGGGTTTGCCGATGTCATCTCTGCCGTGCAGGCCGGCGTTGACTATGTGGTGGCAACGATGGGAACGTCGCTGACCGAGGAGCAGGCACGCATTTTGCGCCGCCATGCGGAAACGGTCACGATTTGCTATGACGGCGACAGCGCCGGAACGGAAGCCGCCTGGCGCGCCGCCGAACAATTGAGCGCGTTCGGGTGCCGCGTGAAGGTAGCGTTGCTCCCGGACGGGCTGGATCCAGATGAATATATACGCACTTGCGGCGCCGACCGTTTTGCCGAAGAGATCGCCGCCGCCCGGCCGCTCATGGCGTTTAAAATGGATCGTTTGCGGCGGGGAAAAAATTTGCAGGAAGAAGGCGACCGGCTCCGTTATATCGAGGAAGCGCTCCGAGAAATCAGCAAGCTGTCGAGCCCGGTGGAAAAAGATTATTATATGCGCCAGCTTGCGGATGAGTTTTCGTTGTCGCTCTCCGCGCTTTACGAACAGTTGTCCCGCTCCAAGCCGGAACAGCCAAAGCCGCAGGTGAATGACGGCGGAAAACCGGTCCGGCCGGCATTGACGAAAAAATTGCTTCCGGCCTTTCAAAATGCCGAGCGGTTGCTGCTTGCCCATATGATGCGGAGCCGCGATGTGGCGTTCATCGTTCAGGAGAAGGTCGGCGGCCGATTTAATATCGAAGAGCATCGGGCGTTGGCTGCTTACATTTACGCCTTTTACGAAGAGGGGCATGAAGCCGACCCCAGCGCGCTCATGTCTCGGCTTCCCGGCGAGTTGCGGACGCTGGCGAGCGAGCTGTCGCTTTTGTTGGTCGCAGACGACGTTTCCGATCGGGAGCTTGCCGATTGCATCCGGCATGTGTTGAATCACCCGAAATGGTTAATGCTAAAGGAAAAAGAGCAAGAAAAGACGGAAGCGGAGCGAAGAAAAGACTTTTTGACGGCCGCCCGCATCGCGAAAGAGATGATTGAGATGAAAAAAATGTTATCTTCTTCATAG
- a CDS encoding helix-turn-helix transcriptional regulator: MELNKRQEQILQIVKDYGPITGESIAEKLNLTRATLRPDLAILTMAGYLEARPRVGYFYTGKTGKQLFADKMKKMKVEDYQSIPVVVNENVSVYDAIVTMFLEDVGTLFVVDDESLLAGVLSRKDLLRASLGKQELTAIPVNIIMTRMPNIAVCYKDDPLIDVAEQLIEKQIDAMPVVRKTEKGYEVIGRITKTNITKAFVSLAKED; this comes from the coding sequence ATCGAACTAAATAAACGCCAAGAGCAGATTTTGCAAATTGTGAAAGACTACGGGCCGATCACCGGAGAAAGCATCGCTGAGAAACTGAACTTAACGAGGGCGACGCTGCGGCCGGATTTGGCCATCTTGACGATGGCTGGCTACTTGGAAGCACGGCCGCGCGTCGGCTATTTCTATACGGGAAAAACCGGCAAGCAGCTGTTCGCCGATAAAATGAAAAAGATGAAAGTCGAGGATTACCAATCGATTCCGGTTGTCGTCAATGAGAATGTGAGCGTCTATGATGCGATCGTCACAATGTTTCTAGAGGACGTCGGCACGCTGTTTGTCGTCGATGACGAGTCGTTGCTTGCGGGCGTTTTGTCGCGCAAAGATTTGTTGCGCGCAAGCCTCGGCAAGCAGGAACTGACGGCGATCCCGGTCAATATTATTATGACGCGGATGCCGAACATCGCCGTTTGCTACAAGGACGACCCGCTCATTGACGTGGCTGAACAGCTGATTGAAAAACAGATCGATGCCATGCCGGTCGTGCGCAAAACGGAGAAAGGATATGAAGTGATCGGCCGTATTACGAAAACGAATATAACGAAAGCATTCGTGTCGCTAGCCAAAGAGGACTAA
- a CDS encoding tRNA (adenine(22)-N(1))-methyltransferase, producing the protein MNEFRLSKRLETVASFIPKGAVLADIGSDHAYLPCYACLHGCASKAIAGEVADGPFRLAQQQVEKSGLSHLISVRKGDGLSVLAPGEADCITIAGMGGALIARILGDGKEKLAGVKRLILQPNIGAELVRRWLLDHGWELVAERILKEDGQIYEVLVAEPGAPRRPYRHLEAELLLGPFLRRENSEVFREKWKREIENWKRIIADLTAKGQSEAAERKKRELERKVQLVEEALL; encoded by the coding sequence ATGAACGAATTTCGCCTGTCGAAACGGCTGGAAACGGTCGCCTCATTCATTCCAAAAGGGGCGGTGCTTGCTGACATCGGGTCGGATCATGCGTATTTGCCTTGCTATGCCTGCTTGCACGGCTGCGCATCAAAAGCCATTGCCGGCGAGGTGGCGGACGGACCGTTCCGCCTAGCGCAGCAGCAAGTCGAGAAGTCCGGGCTTTCTCATCTCATTTCCGTGCGCAAAGGGGATGGGCTTTCGGTCCTTGCCCCGGGGGAGGCGGACTGCATCACGATCGCCGGCATGGGTGGGGCGCTTATCGCCCGCATTTTGGGCGACGGAAAGGAAAAGCTTGCCGGTGTCAAACGGCTCATTTTGCAACCGAACATCGGTGCGGAACTTGTTCGCCGTTGGCTTCTTGATCATGGGTGGGAGCTCGTGGCTGAGCGCATTTTGAAAGAAGATGGGCAAATTTATGAAGTACTCGTCGCCGAGCCTGGCGCCCCCCGACGGCCTTACCGACATCTTGAGGCGGAGCTGCTCCTTGGACCGTTTTTGCGCCGGGAAAACAGCGAGGTGTTCCGCGAAAAGTGGAAGCGCGAGATTGAAAATTGGAAACGGATCATCGCTGATTTGACGGCCAAAGGGCAAAGTGAAGCGGCTGAGCGGAAAAAGCGTGAACTGGAGAGAAAAGTTCAATTGGTGGAGGAGGCGTTGTTATGA
- the cccA gene encoding cytochrome c550, with the protein MNRNPLIPFFIIMAFGIVLTFVLSFKGLGDAKEMAEEKKGGEKTEQTAEFNPEQFYQQTCSSCHGQNYEGGVGPSLKGVGQRLSMDQIKDVIQHGRGNMPPGLVPADKADAMAKWLAGLK; encoded by the coding sequence ATGAACCGCAATCCGCTCATCCCGTTTTTCATCATCATGGCATTCGGGATTGTGCTGACGTTCGTCTTGTCGTTTAAAGGGCTAGGCGATGCGAAGGAAATGGCCGAAGAGAAAAAAGGCGGCGAAAAAACGGAACAAACGGCTGAATTCAATCCGGAACAGTTTTACCAACAAACGTGTTCTAGCTGCCACGGCCAAAACTATGAAGGCGGCGTCGGTCCATCGTTGAAAGGGGTCGGGCAACGGCTGTCGATGGACCAAATTAAAGACGTCATCCAACACGGGCGCGGCAACATGCCGCCAGGGCTTGTGCCGGCGGATAAAGCCGATGCCATGGCGAAATGGCTCGCCGGTTTAAAATAA
- a CDS encoding Nif3-like dinuclear metal center hexameric protein, whose translation MSRVPYGYEIIQLLEQLAPKQLAMEGDRIGLQIGTLNKPVKKVMIALDVLEDVVVEAIDQQVDLIIAHHPPLYRPLKQLLTDDGHGRMIAACIKHDIAVYAAHTNLDVADGGLNDWLAEALGLNDTAVLVPTYTEPLKKLVVYVPVTHAEVVRKALGDAGAGHIGRYSHCTFNSRGVGTFLPHEGARPFIGEQGRLEEVEEVRIETIVPASLEREAIQAMLAVHPYEEVAYDIYPLDNEGRRFGLGRIGRLPQPVTLGAFAEQVKTAFSVPAVRVVGRLDDLVQTVAVLGGDGNKFVAAAASAGADVYVTGDVYYHTAHDAQALGLHIIDPGHNVEKIMKEGVARYLITELSKRQWEAEVVASSVHTDPFQFV comes from the coding sequence ATGAGCCGCGTTCCGTACGGCTATGAAATCATTCAGCTTCTTGAGCAGCTTGCTCCGAAACAGTTGGCGATGGAAGGGGATCGGATCGGTCTGCAAATCGGGACGCTAAACAAGCCGGTCAAAAAAGTGATGATCGCTCTTGATGTGCTCGAAGATGTCGTTGTCGAAGCGATCGATCAGCAAGTGGATTTAATCATCGCCCACCACCCGCCGCTGTACCGCCCGCTGAAGCAATTGCTGACTGATGATGGGCACGGGCGGATGATCGCCGCGTGCATCAAGCATGACATTGCGGTGTACGCCGCCCATACGAATTTGGATGTGGCCGATGGCGGTCTGAACGATTGGCTTGCCGAGGCGCTCGGCTTAAACGATACGGCTGTGCTTGTGCCGACGTATACCGAACCGTTGAAAAAGCTCGTTGTTTATGTGCCGGTGACGCATGCTGAGGTGGTGCGGAAGGCCTTAGGCGATGCCGGCGCCGGGCATATCGGCCGCTACAGCCATTGCACGTTCAACAGCCGCGGCGTCGGCACGTTTTTGCCGCACGAAGGGGCGCGGCCGTTCATCGGCGAGCAAGGGCGGCTCGAGGAAGTTGAGGAAGTGCGCATCGAAACGATCGTGCCGGCCTCTCTTGAACGGGAAGCGATTCAGGCGATGCTGGCTGTTCATCCGTATGAGGAAGTGGCCTATGATATCTATCCGCTTGACAATGAAGGCCGCCGCTTCGGGCTCGGGCGCATTGGCCGGCTGCCGCAGCCGGTGACGCTTGGCGCTTTTGCCGAGCAGGTGAAAACGGCGTTTTCCGTTCCGGCGGTGCGCGTCGTTGGCCGGCTGGATGATCTTGTGCAAACGGTCGCGGTGCTTGGCGGGGATGGGAATAAGTTTGTCGCTGCCGCCGCATCGGCCGGGGCGGACGTATACGTGACAGGGGATGTGTATTACCACACCGCCCATGACGCCCAAGCGCTCGGCCTTCACATCATTGATCCGGGACATAATGTAGAAAAAATCATGAAAGAAGGCGTAGCCCGATACTTAATCACTGAGCTCTCGAAACGTCAATGGGAGGCAGAAGTGGTTGCTTCCAGCGTCCATACTGATCCGTTTCAGTTCGTATGA
- a CDS encoding YqzL family protein, with product MLEFTWKLFSQTGNIDTYLLFKELEREQQFGGEEQNAEQKEIDQPIS from the coding sequence ATGCTTGAGTTTACGTGGAAGTTGTTTAGCCAAACAGGCAATATCGACACGTACCTCCTATTTAAAGAGTTGGAACGAGAGCAACAGTTTGGCGGTGAAGAGCAAAACGCTGAACAGAAAGAAATCGACCAGCCGATCTCGTAG
- the recO gene encoding DNA repair protein RecO has protein sequence MFETCEAIVMRTVDYGETNKIVTLFTREWGKVAAMARGAKKPSSRLSAVTQPLSYGHYVIRRSRGVGVLHQGELIDSMRALREDLFAAAYAVYIVELTDKSTEEQKRNPYLFELLLQTLQYMSEGRDLEILTFIYEMKMLAVLGIPPVLDRCARCGATEGRFSFSVKEAGFLCHRCEASDPHRFPLSSASVRLLRLFFHIDLARLGSISVKESTKMELGAVLSAYYDEYAGLSLKTKRFLQQIGELKDKLSPDGGQGASFSL, from the coding sequence ATGTTCGAAACGTGTGAAGCGATCGTTATGCGGACGGTCGATTATGGCGAAACAAATAAAATTGTTACATTGTTTACCCGAGAATGGGGAAAGGTGGCTGCGATGGCAAGGGGAGCGAAAAAGCCAAGCAGCCGCCTTTCTGCTGTTACGCAGCCGCTCTCATACGGCCATTATGTCATCCGCCGCAGCCGCGGCGTCGGCGTTCTTCACCAGGGAGAGCTCATCGACTCGATGCGGGCGCTGCGCGAAGATTTGTTTGCCGCCGCCTATGCGGTGTATATTGTAGAGCTCACCGACAAAAGCACGGAAGAGCAAAAGCGCAATCCGTACTTGTTTGAGCTTCTTTTGCAGACACTACAATATATGAGCGAAGGCCGCGATTTAGAGATTTTGACGTTCATTTACGAAATGAAAATGCTTGCAGTGCTTGGCATTCCGCCGGTGCTGGACCGTTGTGCCCGCTGCGGGGCGACGGAGGGGCGCTTCTCGTTTTCCGTCAAGGAGGCGGGCTTCCTTTGCCATCGCTGCGAGGCGTCCGATCCCCATCGGTTCCCGCTCTCTTCGGCTTCCGTCCGGCTGTTGCGCCTCTTTTTTCATATCGATCTTGCTCGGCTTGGATCCATATCGGTGAAAGAAAGCACAAAGATGGAGCTGGGCGCCGTATTGTCCGCCTATTATGATGAATATGCCGGCCTGTCGCTGAAGACGAAGCGTTTTTTGCAGCAAATCGGTGAACTGAAAGACAAGCTCAGCCCCGACGGAGGGCAAGGAGCATCATTTTCATTGTGA
- the rpoD gene encoding RNA polymerase sigma factor RpoD, protein MAEKPAQSKQAEAAGESLEQVKEQLAELGKKRGILTYEEIAERLSGFDLDSDQMDEYYEYLAEQGIEVISESDLEADPDIDDLAKEEEFDLNDLSVPPGVKINDPVRMYLKEIGRVPLLSAEEEIELAKRIEQGDEEAKRRLTEANLRLVVSIAKRYVGRGMLFLDLIQEGNMGLIKAVEKFDYRKGYKFSTYATWWIRQAITRAIADQARTIRIPVHMVETINKLIRVQRQLLQDLGREPTPEEIAEEMDLTPEKVREILKIAQEPVSLETPIGEEDDSHLGDFIEDQDATSPSEHAAYELLKEQLEDVLDTLTDREENVLRLRFGLDDGRTRTLEEVGKVFGVTRERIRQIEAKALRKLRHPSRSKRLKDFLE, encoded by the coding sequence ATGGCTGAAAAACCAGCCCAATCAAAGCAGGCTGAAGCTGCCGGCGAATCGCTTGAACAAGTGAAAGAGCAACTCGCTGAGCTCGGCAAAAAGCGGGGGATCCTCACCTATGAGGAAATCGCTGAGCGGTTGTCTGGCTTTGATTTGGACTCCGACCAGATGGATGAGTATTATGAATACCTCGCTGAGCAGGGCATTGAAGTGATCAGCGAATCCGACCTTGAAGCCGATCCGGACATCGACGACTTGGCCAAAGAGGAAGAATTCGACTTAAATGACTTGTCCGTTCCTCCCGGCGTCAAAATCAATGACCCGGTGCGCATGTACTTGAAGGAGATCGGCCGCGTGCCGCTGTTGTCGGCGGAAGAAGAAATCGAGCTGGCGAAACGGATCGAGCAAGGCGATGAAGAAGCGAAACGCCGGCTGACGGAAGCGAACCTCCGCCTCGTCGTCAGCATCGCCAAACGGTATGTCGGCCGCGGCATGCTCTTTCTTGATTTGATTCAAGAAGGGAACATGGGGCTGATCAAGGCGGTCGAAAAGTTTGACTATCGGAAAGGCTACAAGTTCAGCACGTACGCGACCTGGTGGATCCGCCAAGCCATCACAAGGGCGATCGCCGATCAGGCGCGGACGATCCGCATCCCGGTTCATATGGTCGAAACGATCAATAAACTGATCCGCGTCCAACGGCAATTGCTCCAAGACCTCGGGCGCGAACCAACGCCGGAAGAAATCGCCGAGGAAATGGATTTGACACCGGAAAAAGTGCGGGAAATTTTGAAAATCGCTCAAGAACCGGTGTCGCTCGAGACGCCGATCGGCGAGGAAGATGACTCGCATCTTGGCGATTTCATCGAAGACCAAGACGCGACATCGCCATCCGAGCACGCTGCTTACGAGCTGTTGAAAGAGCAGCTCGAAGATGTGCTTGATACGCTGACGGATCGCGAGGAAAATGTGCTGCGTCTCCGCTTCGGGCTTGACGACGGACGGACGCGGACGCTCGAAGAAGTCGGCAAAGTGTTCGGCGTGACGCGCGAACGCATCCGTCAAATTGAAGCCAAAGCGTTGCGCAAGCTGCGTCATCCAAGCCGCAGCAAACGGCTGAAAGACTTTTTAGAGTGA